In Silvanigrella paludirubra, one DNA window encodes the following:
- a CDS encoding LOG family protein has translation MVFLTQPSIGIICSSKMEVPKPLTDFAFEFGNLIGKLHFNVIYNENNSGLIEALKNGVKNAKGDLNSLNKDISKTKKSQFIYENSDILCILPGSLDTLSEFIKFININKNSNTKKTIIIVDILNYFSNLLNWLEEISLINMTESPAEMFCIARSISDLEKFLT, from the coding sequence ATGGTTTTTTTAACACAGCCTTCAATTGGCATTATTTGTTCTTCAAAAATGGAGGTGCCTAAACCTTTAACTGATTTTGCTTTTGAATTTGGAAATCTTATAGGAAAACTTCATTTTAATGTTATTTATAATGAAAATAATTCAGGATTAATAGAAGCCTTAAAAAATGGAGTAAAAAATGCTAAAGGGGATTTAAATTCTTTAAATAAAGATATCTCTAAAACAAAAAAATCTCAATTTATTTACGAAAATTCAGATATTCTTTGTATTTTACCTGGAAGTTTAGATACCCTAAGTGAGTTCATAAAATTTATAAATATAAACAAAAATAGTAACACTAAAAAAACAATTATTATTGTAGATATTTTAAATTATTTCTCAAATTTATTAAATTGGCTTGAAGAAATCTCTTTAATAAATATGACAGAATCTCCTGCAGAAATGTTTTGTATTGCACGCTCTATTTCTGATCTTGAAAAATTTTTAACTTGA